The following are encoded together in the Adhaeribacter arboris genome:
- a CDS encoding S1 RNA-binding domain-containing protein → MTKEEDNWNKVKGKFKIGDEVEGVVVHKAPFGDFINIGVEFLVLLEIIVMKDLTPEKYREGLYNPIGSKVKAYIVSFEDSSKQIRLAQKQLD, encoded by the coding sequence ATGACCAAAGAAGAAGATAATTGGAATAAAGTAAAAGGTAAATTCAAAATTGGAGATGAAGTTGAAGGGGTAGTTGTCCATAAAGCCCCATTTGGTGATTTCATCAATATAGGAGTGGAATTTCTTGTCTTATTAGAAATCATCGTAATGAAGGATTTAACTCCAGAAAAATATAGGGAAGGATTGTATAACCCTATAGGCTCTAAAGTTAAAGCATACATTGTTTCATTTGAGGATTCAAGTAAACAAATCAGATTAGCCCAAAAGCAGCTAGATTAA
- a CDS encoding ATP-dependent zinc protease family protein, protein MLLKTKKRIVGRRELIHLPALELFSVEAKIDTGAFTSAIHCTDIRETTLPDGTPVIRFNLLDPSHPKYHHKIFEFTQFSLRDIKNSFGDVQERYVIRTPIQLFDKILEADLSLSDRRDMKYPILIGRAVLQKNFIVDVARKNVAAKTKHKNR, encoded by the coding sequence ATGCTTTTAAAAACGAAAAAAAGAATTGTGGGCCGCCGCGAGTTAATTCATTTGCCGGCTTTAGAACTTTTTAGCGTAGAAGCTAAAATTGATACCGGCGCTTTTACTTCGGCTATTCATTGCACCGATATCCGGGAAACAACCTTACCCGATGGTACCCCGGTAATCCGGTTTAATTTATTAGATCCTTCGCATCCCAAGTATCACCATAAAATATTTGAGTTTACGCAATTCTCGTTGCGCGACATTAAAAATTCTTTCGGCGACGTCCAGGAACGCTACGTTATCCGGACGCCGATTCAGCTTTTTGATAAAATTCTGGAAGCCGATCTTTCTCTTTCCGATCGAAGAGATATGAAGTACCCCATTTTAATTGGCCGGGCGGTATTACAGAAAAATTTTATCGTGGATGTAGCCCGTAAAAATGTAGCCGCCAAAACAAAACATAAAAACAGGTAA
- the rimK gene encoding 30S ribosomal protein S6--L-glutamate ligase — protein sequence MKLAILSRNAKLYSTKRLVEAAQQRGHEVVVLDHLKCDLVIEAGQPAIIYKGVKLTDIDAIIPRIGASVTFYGTAAVRQFEMMKVKSAVNSQAIVRSRDKLRCMQILSRAGLGMPKTAFTNYSKDVTQLIAQVGGAPLVIKLLEGTQGLGVVLAETDKAAESVIEAFHNLKARIIVQEFIAESKGADIRAFVVNGEVVGAMKRQGKEGEFRSNLHRGGSSQLIKLSRAEKTAALQAAKVLDLDIAGVDMLQSARGPLILEVNSSPGLEGIEKTTKTDIAGKIIEYTESLVEKKKLKRSTKVTKE from the coding sequence ATGAAATTAGCCATTCTATCCCGGAATGCGAAGCTCTACTCCACCAAAAGGTTGGTAGAAGCGGCTCAGCAACGCGGGCATGAAGTAGTAGTATTAGATCATTTAAAATGTGACTTGGTGATTGAAGCGGGGCAACCTGCTATCATATATAAAGGCGTAAAACTTACGGATATAGATGCCATTATTCCCAGGATTGGCGCTTCCGTTACTTTTTACGGTACCGCGGCCGTACGCCAATTTGAAATGATGAAAGTAAAAAGCGCCGTTAACTCCCAAGCAATTGTGCGGTCAAGGGATAAATTGCGCTGCATGCAAATTTTATCCCGGGCCGGCTTAGGGATGCCGAAAACGGCCTTCACCAATTACTCTAAAGATGTTACCCAACTTATTGCCCAGGTTGGCGGGGCGCCACTAGTGATTAAATTGCTGGAAGGCACGCAAGGCTTAGGCGTAGTTTTGGCCGAAACCGATAAAGCCGCTGAATCGGTAATAGAAGCATTTCATAATTTAAAAGCCCGCATTATTGTCCAGGAGTTTATTGCCGAATCCAAAGGAGCCGATATCCGGGCTTTCGTGGTAAACGGCGAAGTAGTCGGGGCCATGAAACGCCAGGGAAAAGAAGGAGAGTTTCGCTCGAACCTGCACCGGGGTGGGAGCAGCCAGTTAATAAAGCTAAGCCGGGCCGAAAAAACGGCCGCTCTGCAAGCCGCCAAGGTGTTGGATTTAGATATAGCCGGAGTAGATATGTTGCAGTCGGCCCGGGGACCGCTCATTCTGGAAGTAAATTCCTCGCCGGGACTGGAAGGGATCGAAAAAACGACCAAGACCGACATTGCCGGTAAAATTATTGAGTACACGGAGAGTTTGGTAGAGAAGAAGAAGTTGAAACGGAGTACTAAAGTTACCAAAGAATAA